The sequence GCTACAATGGCACTGCGCGCGAAGGTTTCATCCTGTACTATTTCATCGCGGATAATTGGAACAATTTTAATGCTGCCGTCATTCTTGCGCAGGGTCAAACGCACTTCCGTACCTTTTTTACCCCTGATAAGTTTCACGGCATCCTGGGTTTCAAAACCTGCCAGGTCAACGGGCTCCTCAGTTCCCTGGGCCACTTTCAACACGATATCGCCCACAGTCACTTCACCGGATTTCCAGGCCGGACTACCAGTAATCAGCGAAGCGATCTTGATATTTCCTTCCACTTCACTCAGGGATGCCCCGATACCAAAGAATCGCCCACTCATCTGTTCATCAAAATACCGCTTATCTACCGGCGGGAAAAAGGTGGTATGCGGATCCATGGTACTGGTCACAATATTCACAAACTGGTTGAACCGGTCATCATCACTGTATTTCAGTTTCAGCCTTTCGAACATACGGTTCAGGATCTTCACCACTCTTTCGCGGGCTTCTTTTTCCATCTCCACGTTTGTTTTTGCCACATACCCAGGTTTGCCCTTTGTTTTTTCCTGGTTATCCAAAAGATCGGCATAACGCTCGAGCGTCATATATTTCAGGCGCTTTCTCCAGCGGTCTTTCCGCTCGGCATCTGTTTTGGGAAAATCAAGGCTATCGGGATCAAGCACAATATTTTCCTGTGCAGTAAATTCGAAGGGCTTGGCCAGGATCTCTTTGGAGATCTGTTCAGCTTCCAATACCCGGTTTTTAAAGATCAGGGAAACAGCAGGCACAAACGCTACATCTTCACCATTGATCTCATCGTCGAGTTTATTTTCATATTTGCGAAGGTTCTGAACATCGGACTGGAGGAAGATGTTCTTCTCTACATCTACAGTGGCCAGGAATTTCTTAAACACTTCCTTTGAAAAATCGTCATTAATCTTCTTGGGGCTATAATGCACCTGTTGCAGGATCTCACCAACATTGTGCAATATTTTTTCATATTTGCCAGGCGGGTCAGACCTATCGGTTCCCATAGAGCGAAATCCAACGAAAACGGCACAGATCAATACGATCACCAGTACGGGTAAGCTTCTTTTACTAAACATAAAATCGAGCAATTTTTGCATTGTACCAAAAATAACGATAAAACCACACGGCTTGTTGCTGATCTGCTCCAATTAACATGTGATTATGATGAATGGTGTGGAATATCAATTTTTTACTTATTTTTGTGCCCGCTTAAAAAACGAGGATCTTACAAAGATCATGGAGGTTGTAGCTCAGTTGGTTAGAGCGTCAGTTTGTGGCACTGAAGGCCGGGGGTTCGAGACCCCTCAGCCTCCCATTAATCCCTCACTCCGGTGAGGGTTTTTTTTACCATTTTTTGAAACCATGAATTTCTGGTTATTCCTGATCCCCCTCCTTTCGGCGTTTACCGGCTGGATTATAGTATGGATTTTTTTTACAGTCCTGTTCCATCCAAGCCAGCCTAAAACGGTCCTGGGTTTTGTATTCCAGGGTATATTCCCCAAAAAACAGCCACAAATAGCCAATGAACTCGGCAAACTGGTGAGCCGTGAATTATTTACCATGCAGGATATCACCAAAAAAATTGCCGACCCGGCCAATGTTCAACAGCTTTTGCCGTTTATGGACGCACATATTGATCATTTCCTGAAAGTAAAACTAAAGGAATCCATGCCGTTAATAAGTATGTTCATCGGTGACAAGACTGTGAACCAGCTAAAAGCTGTATTCCTGGAAGAGCTGACCCAGTTATTCCCCAACCTGATCGAACAATTTATAGATAACCTTAAGGGTCAACCAGACCTGGAAAAATTTGTTATAGAAAAAGTACAGGCCTTCCCCCCGGAAAAATTGGAGGAGATCCTGCACCAGACCATGTCAGCGGAGATCAGGTTGTTGGGCAGTATAGCTGCCATGCTGGGCCTCCTGATTGGGTTTTTGCAGTTGGCCATCGCCTTATTGGCCGGTTGAGCAGGAAGGATAAATACCATTTAAATACTTATTCTTCCGTTCGTCATTTCGATTAAACCTGTGGCGGTGAAATTTGTCTAAGTCAGGTTATTGCACCAGACATTTGCGCCACTTTCCAAAATTAACCAATGAAAAAAAAGCTACTTGTCTTTTTATCCCTCGTTTATTGCGCAATCAGTGTTGCACAGATCCCTTCAGGGGCTGGTGGTGCCCGTCCGAATGCCGGCGGGGCAGCGATGAACATTGGCCATTTTTACGGCAGGATTGTGGAGAAGGCATCCAACAAGGGTATTGAAGCAGCTTCGGTGCAATTGATCCAAAGTAAATTCGATACGCTGACCAAAAAGCGGAAAGATACTCTGGT comes from Flavihumibacter fluvii and encodes:
- a CDS encoding carboxy terminal-processing peptidase; protein product: MFSKRSLPVLVIVLICAVFVGFRSMGTDRSDPPGKYEKILHNVGEILQQVHYSPKKINDDFSKEVFKKFLATVDVEKNIFLQSDVQNLRKYENKLDDEINGEDVAFVPAVSLIFKNRVLEAEQISKEILAKPFEFTAQENIVLDPDSLDFPKTDAERKDRWRKRLKYMTLERYADLLDNQEKTKGKPGYVAKTNVEMEKEARERVVKILNRMFERLKLKYSDDDRFNQFVNIVTSTMDPHTTFFPPVDKRYFDEQMSGRFFGIGASLSEVEGNIKIASLITGSPAWKSGEVTVGDIVLKVAQGTEEPVDLAGFETQDAVKLIRGKKGTEVRLTLRKNDGSIKIVPIIRDEIVQDETFARSAIVANGKSKIGFIWLPEFYADFDNPKGNRCAVDVAKEIIKLKEQKIDGIVMDLRNNGGGSLYDVVQMVGLFIEDGPIVQVKDRDGKPSVLRDRDKSVLYDGPLAVMVNEFSASASEIFAAAIQDYKRGIVIGSSTTYGKGTVQRNIGLDKETGMFTSNSELGTIKLTLQKFYRINGGSTQLKGVSSDVVIPDMLEKSKVREKDDPDALAWDEIQKSPYNTWKAPYDLNAVSKNSQQRVDNNAAFNQIKANTNWLEEQNDKVYSLNLDKYRDNKKKISATVKQLETLNKLSREIDVEDMPGAEERFGSDKDKLERYKVWKKNLRNDIYLDEALNAVNDMVYQKNLAFSKAGEQKVLVDPKQ
- a CDS encoding DUF445 domain-containing protein; the protein is MNFWLFLIPLLSAFTGWIIVWIFFTVLFHPSQPKTVLGFVFQGIFPKKQPQIANELGKLVSRELFTMQDITKKIADPANVQQLLPFMDAHIDHFLKVKLKESMPLISMFIGDKTVNQLKAVFLEELTQLFPNLIEQFIDNLKGQPDLEKFVIEKVQAFPPEKLEEILHQTMSAEIRLLGSIAAMLGLLIGFLQLAIALLAG